A genomic segment from Nitratiruptor sp. YY08-10 encodes:
- a CDS encoding TetR/AcrR family transcriptional regulator, whose protein sequence is MSKKVELLQIAAKHFSKFGYSGVSLDKIAREAGITKPAIYYHFKNKNELYEAVLIYRFEGLLAHLMTKIEGMKPNEKLVQYIEGFGEFLQQYPCFAAVLAHEFADNGKHMSDVAAQYLSKTLNLLTSILNEGIEKEEFAIENPMVVQMMIVSSLIMHQTTKELRKRVASFVEGYEVMPEPNIEDFAKLLARKMIKLVRKVP, encoded by the coding sequence ATGAGTAAAAAGGTTGAACTTTTGCAGATTGCGGCAAAACACTTTTCCAAATTTGGATATTCGGGTGTTTCGTTGGACAAGATCGCAAGAGAGGCAGGAATTACGAAACCTGCAATCTACTACCATTTTAAAAATAAAAATGAATTGTATGAAGCGGTATTGATATACCGTTTTGAAGGGCTTCTTGCTCATTTAATGACAAAAATAGAAGGTATGAAGCCTAATGAGAAATTAGTTCAATATATCGAAGGGTTTGGGGAATTCTTACAGCAATACCCATGTTTTGCCGCTGTATTGGCTCACGAATTTGCCGATAATGGGAAGCATATGAGTGATGTTGCTGCACAATATCTTTCGAAAACTCTCAATTTGCTGACATCGATTCTCAATGAAGGAATCGAAAAAGAGGAGTTTGCGATAGAAAATCCCATGGTGGTGCAGATGATGATCGTGAGCTCGCTCATTATGCATCAAACGACCAAAGAGCTTCGTAAGCGTGTGGCAAGTTTTGTAGAAGGGTATGAGGTAATGCCTGAACCAAATATAGAGGATTTTGCAAAACTGTTAGCTAGAAAAATGATTAAACTAGTAAGGAAAGTTCCATGA
- a CDS encoding site-specific DNA-methyltransferase, protein MKKLHLSTPSLAQKNIQKLAQIFPNVVKEGKVDFELLKQMLSDHVIDGCKERYGLNWVGKKESILKVNTPINKTLRPVIEKSVEFEKTKNLYIEGDNFEALKIIQESYLGKVKMIYIDPPYNTGKDFIYKDNFKQSKDEYEEEIEAVDEDGVKLFKNTDSNGRFHSDWLSMMYERLLIAKDLLRVDGVIFISIDDHEVHNLRHLCDEVFGEKNYIQEIIWEKKYSPQNDAKYFSLNHEQIICYAKNKEKFNRNLLPMTEEQKSRYKNPDNDPRGPWKSSDLSVARKTEKDIYEIITPSGRTVLPPPGRSWSVSKQKFEELLKDNRIWFGENGNNVQVSKDFYQK, encoded by the coding sequence ATGAAAAAACTTCATTTATCTACTCCAAGTTTAGCACAAAAAAATATACAAAAATTAGCGCAAATTTTTCCAAATGTGGTTAAAGAAGGCAAAGTCGATTTTGAACTTTTAAAGCAGATGTTAAGTGATCATGTAATTGATGGATGCAAAGAGCGATATGGCTTAAACTGGGTGGGTAAAAAAGAATCGATTTTAAAAGTCAACACTCCTATAAATAAAACTTTACGCCCGGTTATAGAAAAATCGGTTGAATTTGAGAAAACAAAAAATCTCTATATCGAAGGGGATAATTTTGAGGCTTTAAAAATTATACAAGAAAGCTACCTGGGTAAAGTTAAAATGATCTATATCGATCCTCCCTATAACACCGGAAAAGATTTTATCTACAAAGATAATTTTAAACAAAGCAAAGATGAATATGAAGAAGAGATTGAAGCAGTAGATGAAGATGGAGTAAAGCTATTTAAAAATACTGACTCAAACGGGCGATTTCATAGTGATTGGCTCAGTATGATGTATGAAAGGCTTTTGATTGCTAAAGATCTACTTAGAGTTGATGGAGTAATTTTTATCTCAATTGATGATCATGAGGTGCATAATCTAAGGCACTTGTGTGATGAGGTGTTTGGGGAGAAAAACTATATTCAAGAAATCATTTGGGAAAAAAAATATTCTCCACAAAATGATGCAAAATATTTTTCCTTAAATCATGAACAAATTATTTGCTATGCAAAAAACAAAGAAAAATTTAATAGAAATTTATTGCCAATGACAGAAGAACAAAAATCACGATATAAAAACCCTGATAATGATCCAAGAGGACCTTGGAAAAGCAGTGACTTGAGTGTAGCAAGAAAAACTGAAAAAGATATATATGAAATTATCACTCCAAGTGGTAGAACAGTATTACCTCCTCCAGGAAGAAGTTGGTCTGTAAGCAAACAGAAATTTGAAGAGTTATTAAAGGATAATAGAATATGGTTCGGTGAAAATGGTAATAACGTACAAGTATCAAAAGATTTTTATCAGAAATAA
- a CDS encoding MarC family protein translates to MNTAALSILFHDIIALITIINPIAAASIMISMIAPPTSSAIMEIAKKASLTIFIASLITLFGGEIVFKFFGINIYSIKIIGGVILMIIAINMAYGQGSKHRHSPEEEQEAQDKEDIAIVPIGIPILFGPGVIATIIVLSHNNASSLGTTLSYSILILSIFIASIVTYVTLRYAGTINKVLGITGIKILTRIMGLIVGAIAAQFLISGIKGLWGS, encoded by the coding sequence ATGAATACCGCTGCTCTCTCGATTTTATTTCATGACATCATTGCACTCATCACTATCATCAATCCAATAGCGGCAGCCTCTATTATGATATCCATGATAGCTCCACCTACTTCATCAGCCATTATGGAGATTGCAAAAAAGGCTTCATTAACTATTTTTATAGCATCCCTTATAACACTTTTCGGTGGTGAGATTGTATTTAAGTTTTTTGGAATCAATATCTACTCCATCAAAATTATCGGTGGCGTGATTCTTATGATCATTGCCATCAATATGGCTTATGGACAAGGCTCGAAACATAGACACTCTCCAGAAGAAGAACAAGAAGCGCAAGACAAAGAGGATATCGCGATTGTTCCAATTGGAATCCCTATCCTTTTTGGACCAGGGGTTATTGCAACGATTATCGTCCTAAGCCATAATAATGCAAGCAGCTTAGGCACTACCCTTTCATACAGCATATTAATACTCTCTATTTTCATAGCATCCATCGTAACTTATGTGACTCTTCGATATGCCGGTACTATCAATAAAGTATTGGGCATCACTGGCATCAAAATCTTGACCCGTATCATGGGTCTTATCGTGGGAGCGATCGCAGCCCAATTCCTTATCAGCGGTATCAAAGGATTGTGGGGAAGCTAA
- a CDS encoding TolC family protein yields the protein MKKMFILSVAAFVTLQASQLQELFKALKTKPVTEVDRIAIDIARLQKQKVQDSLYPEFNLFASYEYYNRDTNLRPVPPSEANRRIAKKEPLPFAKNIQRIGGTFSMPLFVKKLFTLQKKLDFLIEAAKLKKDLDIYKNEAILLASYANLNYLKDLKRALKARKASLLKTYEDVKIKVESGRAAPIALDKIESVLDSLDIALENVKANEAKAKEAIESLTGVAVSQVEPIVQKNTIEKNELFVLKLFDQKIKAQRKDVEASKDEFVPKLILQGSYTKDYAQDDVMFDKSIDTDYGSLALKLIIPLSKANLTQIEIAKSALLKEQKQKAQTKLELQAQANSLQKQLAFNERAQKLAQKKVHHQEELLRYAKTAYDVGRLTQEEYLRYEEALLDAEANLASFKAKKWQIVGKLAVLYGNDLERIVK from the coding sequence ATGAAAAAAATGTTTATCTTGTCGGTAGCTGCATTTGTCACTCTGCAGGCATCCCAGCTGCAAGAGCTTTTTAAAGCTTTAAAAACGAAGCCTGTTACTGAAGTGGACAGGATCGCCATAGATATTGCGAGACTGCAAAAGCAAAAGGTACAGGATAGTCTCTATCCGGAATTCAACCTCTTTGCCAGTTATGAATACTACAACCGTGATACAAACTTACGGCCAGTTCCGCCTTCGGAAGCCAACAGGCGCATAGCCAAAAAAGAGCCTCTCCCCTTTGCCAAAAATATCCAGCGAATTGGTGGGACGTTTTCAATGCCCCTGTTTGTTAAAAAACTTTTTACACTCCAAAAAAAGCTCGATTTTTTGATAGAGGCTGCAAAACTCAAAAAAGATTTAGATATTTATAAAAACGAAGCGATTCTGCTTGCAAGTTATGCAAATCTAAACTATTTGAAAGATCTCAAAAGAGCGCTCAAAGCCAGAAAAGCTTCGCTTCTTAAAACCTATGAAGATGTGAAAATAAAGGTTGAAAGTGGCAGAGCCGCGCCGATTGCTTTGGACAAGATCGAGTCTGTACTTGATAGTTTAGACATTGCTTTGGAAAATGTCAAAGCAAATGAAGCCAAAGCAAAAGAAGCAATTGAAAGCCTTACCGGAGTTGCGGTATCACAGGTTGAGCCTATAGTGCAAAAAAATACAATTGAAAAAAATGAACTTTTTGTATTGAAGCTTTTTGATCAAAAGATCAAAGCACAAAGAAAAGATGTAGAAGCTAGCAAAGATGAGTTTGTTCCAAAGCTGATTTTGCAAGGAAGTTATACGAAAGACTATGCTCAGGATGATGTGATGTTCGATAAAAGTATCGATACCGATTATGGAAGTTTGGCGCTCAAGCTTATTATACCGCTTTCAAAAGCAAATCTCACGCAAATCGAAATTGCAAAATCTGCTCTTTTAAAGGAGCAAAAACAAAAAGCTCAAACAAAACTTGAGCTTCAGGCCCAGGCAAATTCACTCCAAAAACAGCTTGCTTTCAATGAAAGAGCACAAAAACTTGCACAAAAAAAAGTCCACCATCAAGAAGAGCTTTTGCGCTATGCAAAAACGGCATATGATGTGGGAAGACTTACCCAAGAGGAGTACTTAAGATATGAAGAAGCTCTATTAGATGCTGAAGCAAATCTAGCTTCGTT
- a CDS encoding phosphoribosyltransferase, which translates to MVFHDRFEAGELLAQKLASYAKDPDTIVIALPRGGVPVAYVIAKQLELPMDIFFVKKIPSPYNPEAAIGAISENGLEYLNERAVMMLNVSRPYIDEQIQKIMEKIREKRALYRKPRIDVKGKRVILVDDGVATGASMYLAAKALKEEGAKEVIIAVPVAPPDSIALLKEAADRVVVLDTPPDFMAVGQFYRDFHQLSDEEVMELLLKAD; encoded by the coding sequence ATGGTATTTCATGATCGGTTTGAAGCAGGTGAACTTTTAGCGCAAAAGTTAGCATCTTATGCAAAAGATCCAGATACTATTGTTATAGCTTTGCCAAGGGGAGGTGTACCAGTAGCCTATGTAATCGCAAAGCAGCTTGAGCTTCCTATGGATATCTTCTTTGTAAAAAAGATTCCATCACCCTACAATCCGGAAGCTGCTATCGGGGCAATTAGTGAAAATGGACTTGAATATCTTAATGAACGGGCCGTGATGATGCTCAATGTTTCAAGACCTTATATTGATGAGCAGATCCAAAAAATTATGGAGAAGATTAGGGAAAAAAGAGCACTCTATCGAAAGCCAAGAATTGATGTTAAGGGGAAAAGAGTTATTTTGGTGGATGATGGTGTGGCAACGGGTGCGAGTATGTATCTAGCTGCAAAAGCGTTAAAAGAGGAGGGGGCAAAGGAGGTGATTATCGCCGTTCCTGTTGCACCGCCAGACAGCATTGCACTGCTCAAAGAGGCAGCTGATAGGGTGGTTGTCCTTGATACGCCACCTGATTTTATGGCAGTAGGGCAGTTTTACAGGGATTTCCATCAACTTAGTGATGAAGAGGTGATGGAGTTGCTTTTAAAAGCAGATTAG